A genomic window from Bacteroidota bacterium includes:
- the lon gene encoding endopeptidase La yields the protein MSHIFDNENLNLSPIIEDDAELIPLLSTEDEEQINSEKFPEALPILPLRNTVLFPGVVIPITVGRDKSINLIKDAYKGDKTIGVVAQKNDKTEDPTIEELNKIGTIAFILKMFRMPDGNTTVIIQGKRRFELKELTQTEPYLKAKIGEFKEAKPATGDKEFDALVGSLKDIAQQIIKGSPHIPSEASFAMKNIESPSFLINFISSNANIPVTEKQKLLEVPNLKERATHLLTHLTKELQMLELKNQIQSKVKVDLDKQQREYFLHQQIKTIQEELGGNSFEQQVVELKKKAEGKKWSKEIAELFDKEIKKLERINPNAAEYSVQTNYLETLVDLPWNEYTEDVYDLKKAQKILDHDHFGMEKIKERILEHLAVLKLKNTMKSPILCLVGPPGVGKTSLGKSIAAALGRKYMRVSLGGLKDEAEVRGHRRTYIGAMPGRIIKGILKAKSSNPVFMLDEIDKVGNDWHGDPSSALLEVLDPEQNNAFHDNFIEVDYDLSKVMFIATANTLQTIQPALRDRMEVIEMTGYSVEEKIEIAKRYLIPKQFEENGIKKKINIPDKVLEKIIENYTRESGVRELEKKIAKAARHTAKKIAMNKKISPTISEDDLTTMLGPAHPKDRYQDAGTAGVVIGLAWTPVGGDILFIETSLSAGKGKLTLTGNLGDVMKESATLALEYLKGHSDLLGISPELFTTKNIHIHVPEGATPKDGPSAGIAMLTALTSAFTGKKVKKFLAMTGEITLRGRVLAIGGVKEKILAAKRADIKEIILPEENRKDVEEINKEFLKGLTFHYVSNMMDVLNIALPLKKVFVN from the coding sequence ATGTCACATATATTCGATAACGAAAACCTGAACCTGAGCCCCATCATTGAAGATGACGCTGAACTGATTCCGCTTCTTAGCACAGAAGATGAGGAGCAGATCAACTCTGAAAAATTCCCCGAGGCGTTGCCCATTCTTCCACTTCGCAACACGGTATTGTTCCCAGGCGTGGTGATTCCCATCACCGTTGGGCGCGATAAATCCATCAACCTCATAAAAGACGCTTACAAAGGCGATAAAACCATTGGTGTGGTGGCGCAGAAGAACGACAAGACCGAAGACCCAACGATTGAAGAGCTGAATAAAATCGGAACGATTGCTTTCATCTTGAAAATGTTTCGAATGCCTGACGGAAACACAACGGTTATCATACAGGGAAAACGCAGGTTCGAACTCAAAGAACTTACGCAGACCGAACCTTATCTGAAAGCGAAGATCGGTGAGTTCAAGGAAGCGAAACCCGCTACGGGCGATAAAGAATTTGACGCGCTGGTTGGTTCGCTGAAAGATATTGCACAGCAGATTATAAAAGGTTCTCCGCACATTCCATCAGAAGCATCGTTTGCTATGAAGAATATTGAGAGCCCTTCGTTCCTTATTAATTTTATTTCTTCCAACGCGAATATTCCTGTTACGGAAAAACAAAAACTCCTGGAAGTTCCGAACCTGAAAGAGCGCGCTACGCATTTGCTCACACACCTGACGAAAGAATTACAAATGCTTGAGCTGAAAAATCAGATTCAAAGCAAAGTGAAAGTGGACCTTGACAAACAACAGCGGGAATATTTTCTGCATCAGCAGATAAAAACTATTCAGGAAGAGTTGGGAGGAAATTCATTTGAACAACAGGTGGTAGAATTGAAAAAGAAAGCCGAAGGAAAAAAATGGAGCAAAGAAATCGCGGAACTTTTTGACAAGGAAATTAAAAAGCTGGAGCGCATTAATCCGAATGCTGCCGAATATTCAGTGCAGACAAATTATCTGGAAACGCTCGTTGATCTGCCTTGGAACGAATACACTGAAGATGTTTATGATTTGAAGAAAGCGCAAAAGATTTTGGACCATGACCATTTCGGTATGGAAAAAATAAAAGAAAGGATTCTTGAACATCTTGCCGTTTTGAAATTGAAGAACACCATGAAGTCGCCCATACTTTGTTTGGTGGGACCTCCGGGTGTTGGAAAAACTTCTCTCGGAAAATCTATTGCTGCCGCGCTCGGAAGAAAATACATGCGCGTTTCTCTTGGAGGATTAAAAGACGAAGCCGAAGTTCGCGGTCACAGAAGAACTTATATTGGCGCCATGCCTGGAAGAATCATCAAAGGAATCCTGAAAGCAAAATCTTCCAATCCTGTTTTCATGTTGGATGAGATTGATAAAGTGGGCAATGACTGGCACGGAGACCCTTCCTCTGCCCTGCTGGAAGTTTTAGACCCTGAACAAAATAATGCTTTCCACGATAACTTTATTGAAGTAGATTATGATTTGTCGAAAGTGATGTTTATCGCTACAGCAAATACACTACAAACCATTCAGCCAGCGTTAAGAGACAGAATGGAAGTTATTGAGATGACCGGATATTCCGTAGAAGAGAAAATAGAAATCGCAAAACGCTACCTCATTCCAAAACAATTTGAAGAGAACGGAATCAAAAAGAAAATTAATATTCCGGATAAAGTATTGGAAAAAATAATTGAGAACTACACGCGCGAATCAGGCGTGCGCGAACTGGAAAAGAAAATCGCAAAGGCAGCACGCCACACCGCAAAGAAAATTGCGATGAACAAAAAAATTTCTCCCACCATCAGCGAAGATGATTTAACCACCATGCTGGGTCCTGCCCATCCGAAAGACCGGTATCAGGATGCCGGCACTGCCGGTGTTGTAATCGGACTTGCATGGACTCCTGTTGGCGGAGATATTTTATTTATTGAAACAAGTTTGAGCGCTGGAAAAGGAAAACTCACACTCACCGGAAATCTGGGGGATGTAATGAAAGAATCTGCCACCCTTGCTTTGGAATATTTAAAAGGGCACAGCGACTTATTAGGAATTTCACCCGAACTATTCACTACTAAAAACATTCACATACACGTACCCGAAGGCGCAACACCCAAAGACGGACCTTCAGCGGGCATTGCCATGCTCACCGCTCTTACATCGGCATTCACCGGAAAGAAGGTAAAAAAGTTTTTGGCCATGACGGGAGAAATTACCTTGCGCGGAAGAGTGCTTGCCATCGGTGGGGTGAAAGAAAAAATTCTTGCCGCCAAGCGTGCTGACATTAAAGAGATAATTCTTCCGGAAGAAAACCGCAAAGATGTGGAGGAAATCAATAAAGAATTTCTCAAAGGACTCACCTTTCATTATGTAAGCAATATGATGGATGTGCTGAATATTGCGCTGCCACTGAAGAAAGTTTTTGTGAATTAA
- a CDS encoding rhodanese-like domain-containing protein, translated as MLNTLKNIFGFGPKVDYAQLVKDGAIILDVRSKGEFSGGHIKGSINISVDQLSNHLDKLKDKNRTIITCCASGMRSASAKGILKSMGYQHVYNGGGWSRLQSKL; from the coding sequence ATGCTCAACACACTTAAAAACATCTTCGGATTTGGACCAAAGGTCGATTATGCTCAATTAGTAAAAGACGGAGCCATTATTTTAGATGTTAGGAGCAAAGGAGAATTTTCCGGTGGTCATATTAAAGGTTCAATAAATATTTCCGTGGATCAGCTCAGCAACCATCTGGATAAATTAAAAGACAAGAACAGAACCATTATCACCTGTTGCGCTTCAGGCATGAGAAGCGCTTCGGCAAAAGGGATTCTTAAATCAATGGGCTACCAACATGTTTACAACGGTGGCGGATGGAGCCGTTTGCAAAGTAAGTTGTAG